The Amycolatopsis coloradensis sequence TGCACGATCGCCAGCTCACCGCCCGAAACGGTGAGCGAAGTAGGCGACAGCAACGTGCCGTGGGGTCCGGTCACGGACACCCTGTCGGCTTGAACCCGCACGAAGAACTCCCAGGTCGGTGACTCGCGAAACTTGAACTGACTGGTCAGTTCAAAAGTTAGCCCTGACCTGGGAGGTATACAACCGTGGGGGGCTTACGTCACACGCAAGAGTGACGAAACCCCCGCAAACCGGACGGTTAGCGCAGGGCCGAAGCCGGATGGATCTCCCAGGACGTCCACAGTGGACGATAACCCTGGCGGTGCCAGAACACCGAGGAAAGCGGGTTGGTCGGGTTGTAGTAGAGGTACGTGCCGTCCGCACCGCCCGCGGCGAACTCCTCGTGCACCGCCGCCATCAGTGTGCGGCCGAGGCCGCTCCCCCGCAGGGCGGGCACGGTGACGACGTTGTTGACGTATCCCCAGTGGCCATGGGGGAGCAGCTCGGCCTCGGCCGACCCCGGCGACGACGTGATCCAGGCGCCGTGCGCGAACGCGGCGATGCGGGCGTCCCGTTCGGCCAGCCACAGCAGCGGGCGATCCTTTTCGAGGGCGAGTTCCAGCGCCGGGGCGAGCAGTTCGGCGGCGTTCGGGCGGTACCGGGTGGCGACCTGGCCGATGTAGTCGTGCGTCGACACGGCCAGCTCGAGCAGGGTGTCGAAGTCTTCGTGCCGGGCCCGGCGGACGGTCACGCCGTCGGCACCCGGATCGTCGTGACGGCTCCCGGTGCGCACGGCGAGCGCGGACATCGGCACCAGCCCGTGGTCGAGGAAGGCACGGATCGCCTCGGCGTCCCGGCTCGGCCAGTTGATCACGCAGGACGAATCCTCGCCGGGTGCTTCGGCGTCCATCCGCGTCCGCCACGCGCGCAGCAGGACGTCCATGCCTTCGGTGCCGGTGGTCCCGATGAACGGGAACAGCTGCCGCGCGTCGGCGGCCGACCAGAGCAGGGTGACGTCGTCCGGACCGTGCAGCCGACGTTGCACCACGCCGGTGACCTGGACACCCGCCGCCGTGGCGGCGTCCACGCGCTCGCCGCGGGCCGGGGGCGGCGCGGCTTCGGGCAGGAGCCGGTCGATCGCCGCGAACCGGGCGCGGTGCGCGTCGAACAACGTCTTCTCGATTTCCATCCCGTCCCCAGGGTCGGCCGCGCCGGGCTCCGCTACCGCAGGGCCGCGGCGGGGCAGACGGCCCACGTCGTCCACAGTGGACGATAACCCTGCCGGTGCCAGAACACCGGGGAAAGCGGATTGGCCGGATTGTACGAGACGAAGGTACCGCGCAGCGACGGCGAGAACAGCTCGTCGTGCGCGATGGCGGTCAGCGCGCGCCCGATCCCTCGCCCCCGTGCGGCCGCGGTCACCGCGAGCGTTCCCACATAGCCCCACTCGCCCGGCGGCAGCCGCCCGGCGAGCGCGTCACCGGGGATCGGGGAGCGCTTTCCGGAGGTCACCATCCCCACCGTGACGCCTTCCTCTTCGGCGATCCAGACGCGGCCCCCGAACTGCAGGCCACGACGGACCTCTTCCGCGAGCAGGGCCTTGGCCCCCGGCCGGACGACACCGTGGCCGACCAGTGAGGCGTAGTGAAGTTCTTCGAAGCGCAGGCCGACGATCTCTTCCAAGTCGCCTTGGGTCGACGCGCGGATGGTCACGCCGGGTACGGAATACGCCTCGCCCGCCACGGGCGCGCGGACGGCCAGTGCCAGTTGCGGCGCGAGCCCGTGGTCGAGCAGGGCCCGCGACACCGCGACGTCCCGGCTGGGCCAGGTGACCGTGCACGACGAGTCGGGTTCGGCGTCGGCTAGGGCGATTCGCTCGCGCCAGGCGGAGAGCAGCGCGCTCATCCCCGCGCCGGCGTCGAGCGGGAGGATCGCGGAGAGGATCTGCAGATGAGCCGGGCTCCAGAGCCGTTGCCAGGAACCCGCCGCGAACCGGACGTGCGCGATCGTCCCGAAGGCGCCGTCCGCCTCGACCGGTTCTCCGGCCGGGAGCGGAGGCGGCGGAGGGAGCAACGGGTCGAGCGCGGCGAACCGCGCCCGCTGCCGCTCCGCCGCCGGGGTCATCCCCGCTGGGTGCAGAAGATCGCCGTGCCGGGGAAGAGCTTGCCGCGCAACGGGCTCCACTGCCCCCACGTGCGGGAGTGGCCCTCCGGCCAGGCGGGCTCGATGAGGTCGGTCAGCGCGAACCCGGCGTCGGCGAGCGCGCGGACGTAGTCGCCGAGGGTGCGGTGGTACTCGACGTAGGTCGCGACGCCCTCTTCGTCGACCTCGACATAGGGCGTGCGGTCGAAATACGGCTGGGTGACGGTGAGACCCTGCGGGCCGGGATCGTCGGGGAAGATCCAGCGCATCGGGTGGGTCACCGAGAACACCCAGCGGCCACCCGGCCGGAGGACCCGGTGCACTTCGGCGAACACGACGTCCACCGACGCCACGAACGGCACCGCGCCGAAGGCCGAGCAGGCCGCGTCGAAGCTCGCGCCGGCGAACGGGAGCGACTCCGCCGTCGCCTGCACGAGCGGGACGGGAGTGCCGGTGCGCTCGTTGCCCTCTTTGGCGTGCCGGAGCATGCCCGCCGACAGATCGGTCGCCACCGCGTCGGCGCCCTGCGCGGCGAGCCAGCGCGAGCAGGCCGCCTGTCCGGAGCCGACCTCGAGGATCCGTTTGCCGCCGACTTCACCCAGAAGCGCGACGTCGGCCTCGCGGACGCCCTCGGGGCACCAGACGAAATCCGCGTCGCCGAGGAAGCCGCCGTGGGTGGCCTGGTAGTCGTCGGCGTCGGCGTCCCACCACGCCAGGTTCGCGGCGGTGGCCTCCGGCGCCGAGACCGCCCGGTAGGCGACCCCCGCGGTGCCGAGCCGCTCCTCGGCCTCTGCGTGCCGTTCGGGCTCGGTGACGGACTGCTGGCTCAAACCGATATCCTTTCCCCAGGTCAGGGCTTCGCGGGACAGTTTATCCGCCCGCCGCGATCGTGGGGGCGACCCTGATTGTGCCGTGTACAGGGGGCCGCGTAGGATATCTGTTAGCGCAGTGGGTTCGCGCTACTCTTTCCCCCGGTTCGCTCAGCGTCCGGGTCAGGGGGTCGCGTACCGGATGCGGTGATGCTCGCGGTCGTTCCTGTGGACGTTTGCTTATGTGGTCGCCTCATGCCGGAAGAGCCCATGGTGCCCTAACTGCAAACCCACTACTTCCCATCCACCGGAGCAACCCGCCTAATGACGACCGACACCGCCACCGCCCCGACCGCCCCCGCCGGGCCCCAGCAAGTCGCTATCAACGACATCGGGTCGGAGGAAGACTTCCTCGCTGCGATCGACAAGACGATCAAGTACTTCAACGATGGCGACATCGTCGAAGGAACCATCGTCAAGGTCGACCGTGACGAGGTCCTGCTCGACATCGGCTACAAGACCGAGGGTGTCATCCCCTCGCGCGAGCTCTCCATCAAGCACGATGTCGACCCGGCTGAGGTTGTCACCGTCGGCGATGAGGTCGAAGCCCTTGTCCTCCAGAAGGAGGACAAGGAAGGCCGTCTGATCCTGTCCAAGAAGCGTGCGCAGTACGAGCGCGCCTGGGGCACGATCGAGGAGCTCAAGGAGAAGGACGAGCCCGTCAAGGGCACCGTCATCGAGGTCGTCAAGGGCGGCCTCATCCTGGACATCGGCCTCCGCGGCTTCCTGCCCGCGTCGCTGGTCGAGATGCGCCGCGTGCGCGACCTGCAGCCGTACGTCGGCCGCGAGCTCGAGGCGAAGATCATCGAGCTGGACAAGAACCGCAACAACGTGGTCCTGTCCCGCCGCGCCTACCTGGAGCAGACCCAGTCCGAGGTGCGCAGCGAGTTCCTCAACGCGCTCGCCAAGGGCCAGGTCCGCAAGGGTGTCGTGTCGTCCATCGTCAACTTCGGTGCCTTCGTGGACCTGGGTGGCGTCGACGGCCTGGTGCACGTCTCCGAGCTGTCCTGGAAGCACATCGACCACCCGTCCGAGGTCGTCGAGGTCGGCCAGGAGGTCACGGTCGAGGTTCTGGACGTCGACATGGACCGCGAGCGCGTCTCGCTGTCGCTGAAGGCGACCCAGGAAGACCCGTGGCGTCAGTTCGCCCGCACCCACGCGATCGGCCAGATCGTGCCGGGCAAGGTCACCAAGCTCGTCCCGTTCGGTGCGTTCGTGCGCGTCGAGGAGGGCATCGAGGGCCTGGTGCACATCTCCGAGCTGGCCGAGCGCCACGTGGAGATCCCGGAGCAGGTCGTCCAGGTCAACGGCGACGTGATGGTCAAGGTCATCGACATCGACCTCGAGCGTCGTCGCATCTCGCTGTCGCTGAAGCAGGCGAACGAGGGCGTCACGCCGGAGACCGAGTTCGACCCCACTCAGTACGGCATGGCCGCCGAGTACGACGCCGAGGGCAACTACATCTACCCCGAAGGCTTCGACCCGGACACCCAGGAGTGGCAGGAAGGCTTCGACAAGCAGCGTGAGGAGTGGGAGCGTCAGTACGCCGAGGCTCACACCCGCTACGAGGCTCACATGAAGCAGGTCCAGAAGGCAGCCGAGGCCGACGCCGAAGCCGCCGCGGACGCCGCGACCGGTGTCACCTCGGGCGACTCGGGCGAGCAGAGCTACACCTCCGCTCCGGCCGAGGCCAAGAGCGGTGGCACGCTCGCCAGCGACGAGCAGCTCGCGGCTCTCCGCGAGAAGCTGTCGGGCGGCGCGTGATCCAGGCGCTCAGCCAGTAGCTGACAGACAGCGGCCCCGGTCCAGTACGGACCGGGGCCGCTGTCTTGTCCGCGTTCAGTCCTCTGGATGCGTTCCTTGCACGCGCAACTACCGCATTCAGAGGACTGAACGCGGTAGTGGGGAGAGGAGATCAGGAGGTGGCGGTCCGGACGGACGGCACCCAGACACGTTCGAGCGCCGCGGCGCGGGCCTTGCGGCGGAGTCCGGCGAAGCTGTGCTTGGCGGGAACGAGGAGAGCGCTCAGCCACGTGCGCCGGTATTCGGCGAGGGCGTCGGCCACGGGACGATGGAGGACACAGTGCACCAGGCCCGGCGTTCCGAGCCGGTGCCTTCCGACGTGCTTACCGTCTGCCATCTTTCCTCCGTGTGGGCGACCTTCGCCGCGCACGGTACGCAATCAAGCCGACGAAGCCCGGTAACCGCCCGGCGTGTCACCCATAAAGGTCGTGTAACGCGTCACTATGAACTTGCCTTTTGCGCCCGTCTGTGCCGGAAGTGCACATCTCGTGACCCTGCGCGGTCGGCCCAGGTCGCGCCACTAGGCTGATCGTCATGCTGCGTGTGGGCCTGACCGGCGGGATCGGCGCCGGAAAATCGACGGTGGCGAACCGGCTTTCCGAGCACGGCGCCGTCCTCATCGACTCCGACAAGATCGCCAGGGAGGTCGTCGAGCCGGGGACACCGGGGCTCGCCGAACTCGTCGAGGCGTTCGGGGAAGACATCCTCGCCGCCGACGGCGCGCTGGACCGGGCCGCGCTCGCCGCCAAGGCGTTCGCCGGCGAAGAATCCCGCAAACGGCTGAACTCGATCGTCCATCCGAGGGTCGGCGCCAGGACGGCCGAGCTGATGGCGGCCGCGGCGCCGGACGCGATCATCGTCCACGACATCCCGCTGCTCGTCGAAGGCGGGCTCGCGCCGATGTACCACCTCGTCGTCATGGTCGACGCGCCGGAGGAGGTCCGGGTCCGCCGCCTGGTCGAGGCGCGGGGGATGGCCGAGAACGACGCGCGCGCCAGGATCAAGGCGCAGGCCACGACCGATCAGCGCCGGGCCGTGGCCGACGTCTGGTTCGACAACAGCGGAGCGCCCGACATCGTGCTCGCCGAGGTCGACGCGCTGTGGGCGGACCGGCTGACGCCGTTCGAGGCGAACGTGCGGCTCCGCAAGCCGCGTGCGCCGATGTCGCCGAAGATCGCGCCATACGACGAGACCTGGCCCGTGCAGGCCGAGCGGGCGCTCGCGCGGATCCGCGTGGTGGCCGGTGACAACGCCGTGCGGGTCGATCACATCGGTTCGACGTCCGTGCCGGGCCTGCCCGCCAAGGACATCCTCGACCTCCAGCTGACTGTGTCCACTTTGGACAAGGCGGACGAGCTGGCCGACGCGCTCTCTGACGCGGGGTTCCCGCGAGCGGAAGGGGAGTGGTTCGACGACGCGCACGGTGAAGAGGGCACTTGGCCCAAGCGGTTCCACTTCGGTGGCGACCCTCGCCGCCCGATCAACCTGCACGTCCGCTCGCGGGAGACGCCGGCCTGGCGGCTCGCGCTGCTGTTCCCGGAATGGCTGCGGCGGAATCCGGACGAGCGCGACGCCTACGCCGCGGTCAAGAACGCCATGGCCGCGAAGCACGCAGGCGACGGGAC is a genomic window containing:
- a CDS encoding GNAT family N-acetyltransferase: MTPAAERQRARFAALDPLLPPPPPLPAGEPVEADGAFGTIAHVRFAAGSWQRLWSPAHLQILSAILPLDAGAGMSALLSAWRERIALADAEPDSSCTVTWPSRDVAVSRALLDHGLAPQLALAVRAPVAGEAYSVPGVTIRASTQGDLEEIVGLRFEELHYASLVGHGVVRPGAKALLAEEVRRGLQFGGRVWIAEEEGVTVGMVTSGKRSPIPGDALAGRLPPGEWGYVGTLAVTAAARGRGIGRALTAIAHDELFSPSLRGTFVSYNPANPLSPVFWHRQGYRPLWTTWAVCPAAALR
- a CDS encoding class I SAM-dependent methyltransferase, giving the protein MSQQSVTEPERHAEAEERLGTAGVAYRAVSAPEATAANLAWWDADADDYQATHGGFLGDADFVWCPEGVREADVALLGEVGGKRILEVGSGQAACSRWLAAQGADAVATDLSAGMLRHAKEGNERTGTPVPLVQATAESLPFAGASFDAACSAFGAVPFVASVDVVFAEVHRVLRPGGRWVFSVTHPMRWIFPDDPGPQGLTVTQPYFDRTPYVEVDEEGVATYVEYHRTLGDYVRALADAGFALTDLIEPAWPEGHSRTWGQWSPLRGKLFPGTAIFCTQRG
- a CDS encoding GNAT family N-acetyltransferase; the encoded protein is MEIEKTLFDAHRARFAAIDRLLPEAAPPPARGERVDAATAAGVQVTGVVQRRLHGPDDVTLLWSAADARQLFPFIGTTGTEGMDVLLRAWRTRMDAEAPGEDSSCVINWPSRDAEAIRAFLDHGLVPMSALAVRTGSRHDDPGADGVTVRRARHEDFDTLLELAVSTHDYIGQVATRYRPNAAELLAPALELALEKDRPLLWLAERDARIAAFAHGAWITSSPGSAEAELLPHGHWGYVNNVVTVPALRGSGLGRTLMAAVHEEFAAGGADGTYLYYNPTNPLSSVFWHRQGYRPLWTSWEIHPASALR
- the rpsA gene encoding 30S ribosomal protein S1; amino-acid sequence: MTTDTATAPTAPAGPQQVAINDIGSEEDFLAAIDKTIKYFNDGDIVEGTIVKVDRDEVLLDIGYKTEGVIPSRELSIKHDVDPAEVVTVGDEVEALVLQKEDKEGRLILSKKRAQYERAWGTIEELKEKDEPVKGTVIEVVKGGLILDIGLRGFLPASLVEMRRVRDLQPYVGRELEAKIIELDKNRNNVVLSRRAYLEQTQSEVRSEFLNALAKGQVRKGVVSSIVNFGAFVDLGGVDGLVHVSELSWKHIDHPSEVVEVGQEVTVEVLDVDMDRERVSLSLKATQEDPWRQFARTHAIGQIVPGKVTKLVPFGAFVRVEEGIEGLVHISELAERHVEIPEQVVQVNGDVMVKVIDIDLERRRISLSLKQANEGVTPETEFDPTQYGMAAEYDAEGNYIYPEGFDPDTQEWQEGFDKQREEWERQYAEAHTRYEAHMKQVQKAAEADAEAAADAATGVTSGDSGEQSYTSAPAEAKSGGTLASDEQLAALREKLSGGA
- the coaE gene encoding dephospho-CoA kinase — its product is MLRVGLTGGIGAGKSTVANRLSEHGAVLIDSDKIAREVVEPGTPGLAELVEAFGEDILAADGALDRAALAAKAFAGEESRKRLNSIVHPRVGARTAELMAAAAPDAIIVHDIPLLVEGGLAPMYHLVVMVDAPEEVRVRRLVEARGMAENDARARIKAQATTDQRRAVADVWFDNSGAPDIVLAEVDALWADRLTPFEANVRLRKPRAPMSPKIAPYDETWPVQAERALARIRVVAGDNAVRVDHIGSTSVPGLPAKDILDLQLTVSTLDKADELADALSDAGFPRAEGEWFDDAHGEEGTWPKRFHFGGDPRRPINLHVRSRETPAWRLALLFPEWLRRNPDERDAYAAVKNAMAAKHAGDGTVERYTDEKQGWVDAAFTRADAWADSTGWTP